The following proteins come from a genomic window of Pyxidicoccus sp. MSG2:
- a CDS encoding sigma-54-dependent transcriptional regulator — translation MIGVPEPPPPVGGAREHILVVDDEEDIRDALATILSLEGYDVSTADRGASALAMVEARHFDLVISDLRMPGMDGVETLVRLKRLRPDLQVIIATGYASAETALRCRLEGAYDYISKPFDMDDLLSLVRRAIEAD, via the coding sequence ATGATCGGCGTCCCAGAGCCGCCGCCACCCGTGGGTGGCGCGCGCGAGCACATCCTGGTGGTCGACGACGAGGAGGACATCCGCGACGCGCTGGCGACGATTCTCTCGCTCGAGGGCTACGACGTGAGCACCGCGGACCGCGGCGCCTCGGCGTTGGCCATGGTGGAGGCCCGGCACTTCGACCTGGTGATTTCAGACCTGAGGATGCCCGGCATGGATGGCGTGGAGACGCTGGTGCGGCTGAAGCGGCTCCGTCCAGACCTGCAGGTCATCATCGCCACGGGCTACGCTTCCGCTGAAACCGCGCTCCGCTGCAGGCTCGAGGGCGCGTACGACTACATCTCCAAGCCCTTCGACATGGATGACCTGCTGAGCCTCGTGCGCAGGGCCATCGAGGCCGACTGA